GATGCCGACAACGCCACCATATTCATCCAATAAGATCGCCATTTGTTGTTGCTTCACTTGCATTTCAGTCAACAAATCATCGACTGTAATGGTTTCGGGAACAAAAACCGGCGCGGTCATGACCGATTCGATTTTAACATGATCAAAGCCGACGCGGCGTGCTTCCTTTAGCAGATTCTTGATGTGAACAATGCCAACCACGTGATCTTTGTCTTCTTCATAAACCGGAATTCGTGAATAGATATTGTTCAAAATCGCGTCAATCGCCGTGTGATCAGGTTCTTGCGCATCAACCATAAAAGCATCCGTTCGCGGCACCATGACCTCGCGCGCCATCGTATCGGACAACGATATAATTCCCTCAAACATTTGATACTCATCGGGATCAATCGCCCCAGAATTTCGACCACTTTCGATCATGGAAACCATTTCGTCACGGGTCACGGTTTCCCCTTCATGATTGAATTCCATCGGCGTCAGTTTCATTAACAACTTGGTTGAAGCAGAAAGCAGCCAAACAAACGGACGCATCACTTTGGCTAGCCAACTGATCGGGGTCACACTCATTTTAGCAACCCGCTCTGTCATTTGTAACGCTACCTGTTTGGGATATAATTCGCCAAAAACCAACGAAAAATAAGACAAGATCAGCGTGACTAAGATGACCGCTGCCTCATGCGCAAATGACCAGCCGCCAAAAATTGGTGCAACCCGATCTGCCAGCGTTGTTGCGGCCGAAGCAGACGCAAAGAAACCGGCAAAAGTGATCCCGACTTGGATTGTTGCCAGAAAATTACTCGAATCCTTCATGATGGTCACAAGCTTGGCGGCCTTACGATCGCCTTTATCCGCCTGCGCCTTCATACGAGTACGGGAACTTGAAACCACGGCAATCTCCGCCGCGGCAAATCCTGCATTGATTAAGGTCAAAATCACAATGAGGATCAATTGTCCCCATATCTGACCGTCTGGGTCACTGCCCATGCAAAAACACAACCTTTCGTAAAAAAAACGGGGAATCATCCCCGCTTCGTTCGATTATTTCAGTATACCAAGTCTTTATTTATTTTTCAATTGTGGATCGGCTTGATCCTTGATCTGATGAGCTTCTCCAGCATTTTCCTCATCACTGTCAGCATCCTCGTCATGCTTATGTTCCTGATGGAAACGATAAAGCTCGTATAAGTATGTCACAACTGTTTTGATGACAGCATATGTCGGTACAGCTAGAATGGTGCCTAACAATCCCCATAGATTGCCTGCAACCATCAGCAAAATAATGATGGTTAAAGGATGAATGTCCAGTGAGCGGCCGATCACATTCGGATAAATAAAATTACCATCCGTCATCTGGATAATGACGACAACGACAACAACGAGTAGCATCTTTGTCCATCCCTCAGTGGCAGCAATTGCCAAAGCTGGTGCAATACCAATATAGGGTCCCAAATACGGAATAATGGTAACGATCCCCGCAATAAAGCCTAAGAGATACGCATACGGCATGCCAATAATCAGATAACCAATAAAAGTAAAAGTGCCAACGAATAAACATTCAATGGCCTGCCCGCCAATATAGTGAGACAGTGTCGAGTTTAAACGCGTAAAAACAGTTGCAACCTCTTCGTGATACCGATGAGGCAACATCTTTTGAATACTTGGCACAAAGTTTTCACCGTCTTTGAGAAAGTAAAATAGCATCACCGGGATTGTAATGATACTGATCATCATGCTGGCTACTGATCCGATAACCGTTGGCAAGCCGGTGGAAAAACCGCCCAGAACTTTGCTCAACACCTTGCTTGGCGAAATTTGAAGACTGGCAACATATTTGCCAATATTTAGCCGCTGATACCAAGTATAGTGTGACGCCTTACTAATGAATAACCGGACGCCTTTTAAGAAATCCGGAATATTCGTAACAAACTGAGTGACCTGATAGATCAAGTTTGGCAGTACGGCCATGAATACCAGAACCAAGGCACCGATGACCACCAAGAAAATCAATAAAATCGAAATATTGCGACTGATGTGGAACTTCTGCAATAATTTAACAATCGGATTGAAGAGATAGAACAAAAACCCAGCAGATAAAATCGGAATGAGTAGCGTTGAGAAAAAAGTCGCCACAGGTGCAAACAAGAACGAAACCTGTGTCAACCCGATGACCACAAAAATCAAAATCAGAATTTCAACGGACCAAAACATTAATTTTGAATGCCGTAACCTATCAAACATATTCGACCTCCCCAGCAGCATTTTACTAGTGCTATAATAGCAAACAATTTATTAAAACGGAAAGAAGGTTCAACTTTTGGAAGTCAAAACGACAACAACCCTCGATTCACAGATTCATCAAGACAGCGTCCAGATTCGCACCCACGTTTTCGTGGAAGAGCAACATGTGCCACCAGAGCTCGAAGTCGACGCCGATGAAGCAAAGGCGACCTATTTTGTCATTTGCGATGCAGGTGTGCCTGTTGCTACGGCGCGCATTCTGCCTGAGGGCGACGCCTACCACGTTCAGCGTGTTGCAGTCGAAAAAGCCTATCGCAAGCATGGCCTTGGTAAGATGGTGTTTGAAGCAATCATGACTTATGCCCGCGCCCAGCAAATTCAAGCGCTACGCTTAGGTGCGCAAGTTCAGGCGATTGGCTTTTACAAAGCCCTCGGTTTTCAATTGACCGATCGCCCTGAATTTCTTGATGCCGGCATCCGCCACCGTGAAATGATACTCAAGCTGGCTTGACGATCATTCAAATTTATCAGCTTCACTTGATTAAACCATGAGTATGTGAGAAAAATGCGATCCCAACACGAAGATATCGGGATCGCATCAATTCAACAAGCAGGCTAATCCCCTGCTTGTTTTTATTTTTCATGCACCTTACTCATACTCATCCACACCTTTTAACTGATGAGGATCAATATATAGACGATAAGCCACTTGATGAACCGCGCCATCTTGAATCAGATAGCTTTCAAGATAATAAGGATGATCTGTTTGCCCGAGTCTTTCTGGCAAAGGATACCCTGCCTTTTCAATGATTTGCAGACCCTTATTAAAGCTTGTTGCAAGTGGTAATTGTTTCAACAGCACACTTGTAGCTGGCTGCCTGACCTGACCAGCCGTTGCTTCAGGTAGGCGAAACGCTTCATAAGGTTTGGGAACCGCTGCATCAGCCGGTAACAAGCTGCCGATCCAATATAAAAAGGTGTCATATGGCGAAAAGACAACCATCGCCGATCGATTGGGTATCTCGGCTAAATCATCGAGCGTTTTAAACCCAAGTTGCGCCTCAAAGTCTTGCCACGCTGGTTGAAATGTACCAAGCTGATCACTGTTTTCGACGGTATAGGCATGACCCGCAAAAAGTTGAGCAGGTTGTTTTGGAATTTGTTTCATTTTTGCCTCCAAGTTTGACCGGTTGGGCTAGATCCGGTGCGCTAACTGAATGTAACGACGGTACCATAAATCGACATAGGCTTGTGAAAAGGGTCCTTTGCCGTGGTTGATCCAATCGACAAGCACCTTCACATTAGTTTTTAAAATCCGATCAGTGGTTGCAGGATACTGCCAAAGTTTGCGATGGGCCTCGTATTCATCCACATCCAGCAACCGTTTTTCACCATCGGCAAACACCTTGACGTCTAAGTCATAGTCAATATATTTTAAAGCTTCTTGATCCATCGTGTACGGAGTGGCCAGATTGCAGTAATACGACACGCCGCCTTCACGGATCATCGCAATCACATTGAACCAGTAATGCTTATGAAAGAAAATGATCGCCGGTTCCCGCGTCAGCCAACGGCGTCCGTCCGACTCCGTCACCAAGGTGTGATCATTGCACCCGATCAGGGCATCTTCACTGGTTTTCAAGACCATCGTGTCACGCCAGGTGCGATGCAGACTACCGTCATGTTTATAACTTTGAATAGCGAACGAGTCGCCTTCTTTAGGGATCCGCATACAAAACCCGCTTTCTTGGAAATTTCGTTCTTCATTATAGCAGAGCATGGACAGGCGCGCTTAGAAACTAGCAAGCGTGTGAAACAGCCCGATAAAAATCCGGTGTATAAGCCAGCCTCATGTGTGATAGCCAGACTTTGTTCATTTGTGCCTGAGGTTGACTTATTGCAGCAGTGAACGCTTTTCAGCAAGAGTCGGCAGCTTACAAGGGCATGCAAAAGGATAGCTTGATCTTCCAAAAAACCACGATCAACTTTCCGCCAAGTCGTTTAGCACTTCATCAATAGCTTCCACATCAAAGCCTTTACGAAACAAAGTTGTTTTAACTTTTTGTTTGCGCTCCCGATCACCATATTTCGCTTTTAGACGCCATTGTTTGGCTGCCTCCAGCTTAAGCAAGTCGCTTTCTGCCTCAGGATCGGGTTGCGGGTCGATGGTTGCGATAGCTGTTTGGATAGTAGTGTCATCGAATCCCTTTTGCATTAAAGCGACTCTGAGACGTTGCAGTTGGTCTTTATAAGCGCGATGCTGGTGGTGCCGAAGATTCTTCTGACCAGCGCGAACAGCCGCATCTAGCCATGCTGTTGTTGGAATAGCAGCTAACTCATTGGCCAACAAGTCTGGCTTGAGGCCTTTTTGTTGTAGCTTATGTTGCAGCGTTCGCGGCCCAAGTTCACCCATTTTCAGATGCTCTTCAATGTAACGATGCGCATAATCTGCATCATCCAAAAAGCCCAGATCGGTCAGACGCGTCAGCACCTTTTGAATCACATCAGCCGGTAAGTCTTCTTTAGCTAACCGATCACTGACCTCTTTGCTCGTGCGACTTTGGTGGCTAATGTAGGTCAGCCCGATCTCTAGTCCCATCGCGGTGACTTCACTGCTCTTGATTTGGGCAATGGTCTCTGCTGTCAATACCATTCCTTTGGCCAAGCGGTAATCCACCAGCGTGGTTTCACTCACCGGAAATGCGTAAGTCCCGTCAATAAAAATATTATAGCGCCCACGCCTTTTTTGGGCGGTTATCTTTGTAATTTCACTCATGAACCCCTGTCACCTCTCTAATCACGTTGCCATTCTATGTTATACTTTTTATAAATAAATTTGGAGGCTCGTTATGTTTGAAGCCAGTTTCTTTGACCGGCACAGCTTAATTAATTATCAACTATTCCGGGCAATGAAGACCCTACAACAGACGACAATGTCGATCAATACGCTTAGCCGCAATACTGGGCTTTCGTATTCGCAGACTTATACGGCATTTCAGACCGTTTTAGCACAGCTCAACCAAATCTTACCTGACAAAAAGATTGACGAATCAAGCTTCGCAGCAGTTTTGCCTGATGTTTCGATTGATCGTTATCGGTTCTCGCTATTAAAAAACAGTCTACCATTTGAATTTTTCGATGGGGTTTTCAAGAATCCGCATTCGGACTTTCACGCCTTCAAGCAGCACCATCAAACAAGTATTTCAACGTTACGGCGCCGAATTTCGCCGTTTCGAGACTACTTAGCTGACAATGGTGTCACGCTAAATAGTACTACTTGGGCCATTGAAGGCGATGAATTGCATATACGCTTAGCCATGTTCACCTTCTTTACATTAGCCTATCGCGGGGCAGGATGGCCATTTTCAAGTGCAGAAGAGCGGGAACCAAAAGCACTTCTCAAGGTAATCAACCAAACAAAACAGGCTTTCTTGGTGTCACCAATCCAACCAATGTCCAAAGAAGCTTTACTGATTCTCGCCATTCAGATGTTACGAATCAACTGTGGGCACGCCCTTTTACCAAATCGGCGAATGCAGCTGTTGTTTGACGGTGAAACTGAATTGCCAGATTTGATTTTTACGCCAGACTACTTTCCCAATTTATCTGCTTCTGAATTAAAAGCAGAAAAACAGTATTACTATTTTTCGCGTATGTATTTTATGACCGTCACTCGGCAACCACATCAAATTGATTATCAGATCATGACCCATTTTCAAAGTAAAGATAACTTAGTGAATCGATTTGTGCGACATCTGGTCACTTCTTTGAATAACCAATTAAAAGAAACCAAAAGTCAGTTAATTGCCGAAAATCAAGTCATGATAGCCAATCTTTACCGATTAAGTTTCACCGAGTATGTGCTGAATGGTCATTTTAGTCAGAGGCTTGATTTTGCTTCGACATTGCATGACGAAGCACGAACAAGCCAATTGACGGCCAAAATTCGCGACTGTTTGAAACGAATTCCCAAAATGGCGCCTGAGTCAATCTACGCAGACTTTACAAGCCAATTTATTAATGGTCTCTATATATTAGTCAATGATAATTATCCTGAACTCAATCGTGACATGCAAATGGTCGTTAACGTTTTGATTGAACATGATTCTTTCGTCAAACGGGATCTCTTAAACTTTTTAAACGATTTAGGCTTTATTCGCGTTGTGCCTCCAACCGAGGCAATCAATCCTGATTTGATCATTACAACGCTGACAAAGCCAAAACGGGTGATCCCTTGCATGGGCCACCCGTTTGATCCAACTGTTCCCTTGATCACTTGGTCCAAGGAACCCAGCGATCAAGACTATTTTCACCTTTTTCAACGCTTAAAACGCCTACAGCGCGAGCAACGAACAGCAGCCGATACGAATCAGACTCGTCAGTGAATCGGTTTTGCCGTGTAGCCGACAAAGTAGACTAGGGCTTCATACCCGGCAAGTCCCAAAATGACCGCTGCAATTAGAATCGTTTGACTGAAGTTGCGATTAAACCAAAGAAAGACTACCATCGCAAACATCACAACAAAATAGGCATTTTGTAGGCTGCGATTGATTTGAATTTCAAATTGGGCATCCGGACTTTGATAGTCAATCGTGTGGATCGCATTAAACCGACCAACTTTATAAGTAATCTTATCGCCGCGTTGCACCTTTAAGTCTAGCGTCTCGCCAACTCGTATCGTATGCGGCGTGTCATTTTGCCACACCGTTGCTGTCATTTTTCTACTCATCGTATTCGAATAATTGATTTTCACATTAAATCCTCCCGATGATTCATTATACTAAACATTCTTAAGCCTCGTCACCATTTCTCAAAGCAAGGAGCATTTCATGGCAGTCACTGTCAAAATCGGTCAGCGTTTTCCCCTGACCATCAAGCGTCTAGACATTAATGGCGCAGGTATCGGTTATTATCAACGGAAAATTACGTTTGTTACCGGTGCACTACCTCAAGAGGTCGTCGTCGCAGAGGTTACTGGGATTCACGACCGTTATCTTGAGGCCAAAGTTCATAAAATTCGGACGGCGTCACCAAATCGCGTAACCCCGGCAGAACCGCTATTTGGACAAATCGGCGGGGTCGAACTCAATCATCTCGCTTATCCGGCGCAATTGCGATTTAAGCGAGATGTCGTCGCACAATCGCTTGCCAAATTTAAACCGACTGGCTGGACCCATTATGATTTGCGGCCGACGATTGGCATGGCACAACCAACGCACTATCGAAACAAGGCCCAATTTCCTGTTCGGGTCATTGATGGTCACGTACGCGCAGGTCTTTATGCTCCAAACTCACATCATCTCATCCCTTTAACCAAGTTTCTGACCCAAGCACCGCTGACAATGAAAGTCGTGACAACCTTGTGTCAGATTCTCGAACAGCTTCAGATCCCGATCTATAACGAGAAAAAGCGCTCCGGAATTGTCAAAACATTGGTTGTTCGCGAATCATTTGCAACGAAAGAAGTCCAGGTCACGTTCATCACGAACAGTCCAAAATTACCGCACGAAGGCGAATTGCTCAATGGCATCGCCACTCAGCTTCCCATGGTGGTCAGCATCGCCCAGAATATCAATCCTGGCGAAACATCCTTAATTTGGGGCAAAGAAAGTCGCCTGCTGGCAGGTCTCCCTTATATCCAAGAAACACTGTTAGGCCGGACTTTTCAACTCTCACCACAAGCATTTCTCCAACTGAACCCAAAACAAACAGAGACACTTTATACATTGGCCGCAAAAGCACTTGATTTAGGGCCGCACGACACCTTAATTGATGCGTACTGTGGGATCGGAACAGTCGGCATCAGTTTAGCAAAAGGCAATCAACCTATTTACGGAATGGACACCATTGCGGAAGGCATTGCCGATGCCGAGGCAAATGCTAAAGCAAATGGCCTCACCAATGCCCATTATTCAGTGGGCAAGGCTGAAGACATTTTTCCAAAATGGGTTCAGGAAGGCATGAAACCAGACGCGGTCATCGTTGACCCGCCACGAGCTGGACTAGAGCGTGCCTTCATCGACGCCCTCCTTGAACTCGATCCACCCAAATTTGTCTACATTTCCTGCAACCCTTCCACCTTGGCCCGTGATCTCGTTTTCCTCACTAAACGCTACAAAGTCGACTGGATTCAAAGCATCGACATGTTTCCACAAACAGCACGATGCGAAGCAGTGGTAAAATTTACAAGAGCGTGAACAGCTGCGTTTAGGAACCGTAACATAAGCGGCCTCAAGCCGTAACCAGCCAAAGCCCGGCTGGTTACGGCTTGAGGTCCTTATGTGGAGGTTTCTGCGGCTGTGAACGCGTTTCAAAAAGAGCGTGAACAGCCGCGTTTAGAAGCCGAGCCATATACGGCCGTTTAGTTTCAAGGTCTGTATGTGTCAGATTTTGCGACTGTGAACGCGTTTCATCAGGCCACCACTTCACGGCACCCCACCTAAACCAACAATCCCGCAAACTACAGACGAGGTCTTAAAAAATGAAAATTTACTTTGCTAACGCCTTGTTCAGTCATGCTGATTTTAATTACAATGCGCAACTCGCTGCCCAAATTCGCCGCGCCTTACCAGATGTTGACATGTATGTGCCTCAAGAAAATGCCGCGATCAACAACAAAGAGGCATACGCCGATTCGAAAATGATTGCCGAAGCCGACACCAAGCGGCTGCTGTCAGCTGATTTGATGATTGCCATTCTCGATGGCCCCGTGATCGATAACGGGGTCGCTAGTGAAATCGGCGTTGCCTATGCTGCTAAGATTCCTATTTTGGGTCTTTACACGGACAGTCGACGGTTAGGCGCCGCCAATCAACAAAAACTCGGTGCTTTGCAACAAGTTGCAGAAAACCAGTTTCACTATCTCAATCTGTATACCACTGGTTTAATTAAACTTAACGGCGCCATTTTAACTGATGAGGATAGCTTGATCGCCAGTATCAAATCCCGTGCTTAAATCCGATTCTAGTGACATGTAAAAAAGCTTGCTAATATGTTAGCAGGCTTTTTTACATGTCACTATCAGCCGAATTAAGAAAATTAATGCATTTTCTTAAGCATAAAAAATTTGGTTTTACGAAAGTCATAAAAGATTTTCGAAAACGCAAATAATTTTCCAGAACTTAGATACGAATCGTCACGAACAACTAAACTTGGACTTCCGTCTGCAATCCCAAAGAATTTGGCTGGTAAGCCAGAAATCATTTCACACTCAATTACAGAGTCAATGAATCCAACTTTCAGACCAGGCTTTTGATCAATAAAAGCAAATAGGGACCCCTTTAATGCACTATTCGGAATGTTGTCCACAATCGATCTTAAATAATACGAGTGTTCTACTAAGAACGGTTGACCGTCTAGTGTTCGTTGCCGGGTCACCGAAATTAATGTCGTCTCATTCGGCAATTTCTGGCTTTCAGGCAAAAAATCTGCCTGATCTAGCGTAATGACTTGTTGATGAATTGCCGTTGTTTTAACAACTCGTCCCTGTCTCGCCATTTCTTCCGTCAACCCAACGTTATTTTGAAGCGATATGGCCCCCTCAACGTGGTGTGGGCGAGCAAAAGTGCCGCTACCATGTGCCTGATAAATGTAGCCCAAATTGGCAAGATCTTTTAAGGCTTGTCGTAACGTGTAACGAGTGACTTGATATTGACGCATCAATTCCGGCTCAGCAGGTAGTTGACCATCTTCATCTTGAATAGCACCTTGTTGAATCGCCTTGATTAATTGATTCTCGAGTGTTTTAATATCATAGCTACTTTCCCGCTGAGACAATTTATTTCCGCCTTTCAACTTTGCTTCCAAGCTCAGTCATTTCATGTTATTATACCGCCATTTACTGTTCCGGACTAGCTCCACGTCTCCAGTAAAAAAAACGCCCTTCGAAAGGCGTTTTTTTGACTACATGCATTTTCATGCTAGGCGAGATCATCCCCGTTACTACGAATCACTTTTTGAAACCAATCAAAAGAGGCTTTTTTGCTTCGTGCAAGTGTGCCTTTACCTTGATCATCTTTATCAACATAAATCACGCCATAACGTTTTTCCATTTGACCGGTTCCCGCCGAAACCAAATCAATAATGCCCCACGGTGTATAACCCATCAGCTTGACACCATCGACCTCAACCGCAAGTCGCATCTGATTAATATGTTGACGTAAATAATCGATTCGATAGTCGTCTTGAATATGGCCATCCTGATTGATCTTATCAAATGCCCCAAAACCGTTTTCGACAATAAATAAGGGTACCTCATATCGATCACTAAACCAGTTGAGTGCATAACGCAACCCGACTGGATCAATCTCCCAACCCCAGTCTGAACGTTGAAGCGTCGAATTCTTAACCTCTCGATTGTGTCCCATGGTAATAAAGTCTGTAGGTTCATCTTGTGAGGCTTCAGTGACATGGGAAGCATAGTAAGAAAATCCAATATAATCGACTTTCCCAGCTAATAAAACATCACGATCTTCAAGTGTGATGTCCAAGTTAAACGCATGTCGATCAAAATAACGATCCAAAAATGCAGGATACTTGCCCTTTACTTGGACATCTGCCAGATAATAATTAGTCTGCATCGTTCGCTCAGCTTTAAACACATCATTTGGATTCGGTGTTGCGGGATAAACAGGACCCATCGCAACCATACAGCCAATTTGAAAATCGGGGTTAATCCGATGCCCAATTTGGACTGCCAAGGCACTTGCAACGGCCTCATAATGAGCGGCTTGAAACATGACTGCTTCTTTATCTTCATCAGGCTTGATCAGTAGCCCAGAATTGGTGAACAGAGACCATTCATTCATCATGCCAACCTGATTATTGATTTCGTTAAAAGTCATCCAATATTTAACTTTGTCTTTGTACCGATCAAACACAACAGTCGCAAATTTGACGAAGAAATCAATCACCT
This genomic window from Lacticaseibacillus paracasei subsp. paracasei contains:
- a CDS encoding hemolysin family protein produces the protein MGSDPDGQIWGQLILIVILTLINAGFAAAEIAVVSSSRTRMKAQADKGDRKAAKLVTIMKDSSNFLATIQVGITFAGFFASASAATTLADRVAPIFGGWSFAHEAAVILVTLILSYFSLVFGELYPKQVALQMTERVAKMSVTPISWLAKVMRPFVWLLSASTKLLMKLTPMEFNHEGETVTRDEMVSMIESGRNSGAIDPDEYQMFEGIISLSDTMAREVMVPRTDAFMVDAQEPDHTAIDAILNNIYSRIPVYEEDKDHVVGIVHIKNLLKEARRVGFDHVKIESVMTAPVFVPETITVDDLLTEMQVKQQQMAILLDEYGGVVGIVTIEDLLEEIVGEIDDESDQVEKLFTKQGDHDFVVSGRMPISDFNDLFKTDLDAPDVDTIAGYVLTQLGAIPSSHHSEKMQLAPGVLLATGKVEGSRLVNVHVHLSSEPEEASHEADS
- a CDS encoding AI-2E family transporter encodes the protein MFDRLRHSKLMFWSVEILILIFVVIGLTQVSFLFAPVATFFSTLLIPILSAGFLFYLFNPIVKLLQKFHISRNISILLIFLVVIGALVLVFMAVLPNLIYQVTQFVTNIPDFLKGVRLFISKASHYTWYQRLNIGKYVASLQISPSKVLSKVLGGFSTGLPTVIGSVASMMISIITIPVMLFYFLKDGENFVPSIQKMLPHRYHEEVATVFTRLNSTLSHYIGGQAIECLFVGTFTFIGYLIIGMPYAYLLGFIAGIVTIIPYLGPYIGIAPALAIAATEGWTKMLLVVVVVVIIQMTDGNFIYPNVIGRSLDIHPLTIIILLMVAGNLWGLLGTILAVPTYAVIKTVVTYLYELYRFHQEHKHDEDADSDEENAGEAHQIKDQADPQLKNK
- a CDS encoding GNAT family N-acetyltransferase; this translates as MEVKTTTTLDSQIHQDSVQIRTHVFVEEQHVPPELEVDADEAKATYFVICDAGVPVATARILPEGDAYHVQRVAVEKAYRKHGLGKMVFEAIMTYARAQQIQALRLGAQVQAIGFYKALGFQLTDRPEFLDAGIRHREMILKLA
- a CDS encoding nucleoside tri-diphosphate phosphatase, with the translated sequence MRIPKEGDSFAIQSYKHDGSLHRTWRDTMVLKTSEDALIGCNDHTLVTESDGRRWLTREPAIIFFHKHYWFNVIAMIREGGVSYYCNLATPYTMDQEALKYIDYDLDVKVFADGEKRLLDVDEYEAHRKLWQYPATTDRILKTNVKVLVDWINHGKGPFSQAYVDLWYRRYIQLAHRI
- the recX gene encoding recombination regulator RecX, which gives rise to MSEITKITAQKRRGRYNIFIDGTYAFPVSETTLVDYRLAKGMVLTAETIAQIKSSEVTAMGLEIGLTYISHQSRTSKEVSDRLAKEDLPADVIQKVLTRLTDLGFLDDADYAHRYIEEHLKMGELGPRTLQHKLQQKGLKPDLLANELAAIPTTAWLDAAVRAGQKNLRHHQHRAYKDQLQRLRVALMQKGFDDTTIQTAIATIDPQPDPEAESDLLKLEAAKQWRLKAKYGDRERKQKVKTTLFRKGFDVEAIDEVLNDLAES
- a CDS encoding helix-turn-helix domain-containing protein — translated: MFEASFFDRHSLINYQLFRAMKTLQQTTMSINTLSRNTGLSYSQTYTAFQTVLAQLNQILPDKKIDESSFAAVLPDVSIDRYRFSLLKNSLPFEFFDGVFKNPHSDFHAFKQHHQTSISTLRRRISPFRDYLADNGVTLNSTTWAIEGDELHIRLAMFTFFTLAYRGAGWPFSSAEEREPKALLKVINQTKQAFLVSPIQPMSKEALLILAIQMLRINCGHALLPNRRMQLLFDGETELPDLIFTPDYFPNLSASELKAEKQYYYFSRMYFMTVTRQPHQIDYQIMTHFQSKDNLVNRFVRHLVTSLNNQLKETKSQLIAENQVMIANLYRLSFTEYVLNGHFSQRLDFASTLHDEARTSQLTAKIRDCLKRIPKMAPESIYADFTSQFINGLYILVNDNYPELNRDMQMVVNVLIEHDSFVKRDLLNFLNDLGFIRVVPPTEAINPDLIITTLTKPKRVIPCMGHPFDPTVPLITWSKEPSDQDYFHLFQRLKRLQREQRTAADTNQTRQ
- the rlmD gene encoding 23S rRNA (uracil(1939)-C(5))-methyltransferase RlmD encodes the protein MAVTVKIGQRFPLTIKRLDINGAGIGYYQRKITFVTGALPQEVVVAEVTGIHDRYLEAKVHKIRTASPNRVTPAEPLFGQIGGVELNHLAYPAQLRFKRDVVAQSLAKFKPTGWTHYDLRPTIGMAQPTHYRNKAQFPVRVIDGHVRAGLYAPNSHHLIPLTKFLTQAPLTMKVVTTLCQILEQLQIPIYNEKKRSGIVKTLVVRESFATKEVQVTFITNSPKLPHEGELLNGIATQLPMVVSIAQNINPGETSLIWGKESRLLAGLPYIQETLLGRTFQLSPQAFLQLNPKQTETLYTLAAKALDLGPHDTLIDAYCGIGTVGISLAKGNQPIYGMDTIAEGIADAEANAKANGLTNAHYSVGKAEDIFPKWVQEGMKPDAVIVDPPRAGLERAFIDALLELDPPKFVYISCNPSTLARDLVFLTKRYKVDWIQSIDMFPQTARCEAVVKFTRA
- a CDS encoding nucleoside 2-deoxyribosyltransferase — translated: MKIYFANALFSHADFNYNAQLAAQIRRALPDVDMYVPQENAAINNKEAYADSKMIAEADTKRLLSADLMIAILDGPVIDNGVASEIGVAYAAKIPILGLYTDSRRLGAANQQKLGALQQVAENQFHYLNLYTTGLIKLNGAILTDEDSLIASIKSRA
- a CDS encoding GntR family transcriptional regulator, coding for MSQRESSYDIKTLENQLIKAIQQGAIQDEDGQLPAEPELMRQYQVTRYTLRQALKDLANLGYIYQAHGSGTFARPHHVEGAISLQNNVGLTEEMARQGRVVKTTAIHQQVITLDQADFLPESQKLPNETTLISVTRQRTLDGQPFLVEHSYYLRSIVDNIPNSALKGSLFAFIDQKPGLKVGFIDSVIECEMISGLPAKFFGIADGSPSLVVRDDSYLSSGKLFAFSKIFYDFRKTKFFMLKKMH
- a CDS encoding 6-phospho-beta-glucosidase, with amino-acid sequence MTAFPKGFLWGGAVAAHQFEGGWQAGGKGVSIADVMTAGDNETKRRITDGVQSGENYPNHDAIDYYHRYHEDDQLFADLGLNCFRTSIAWTRIFPNGDEEQPNEAGLKFYDDVFDDLLSHQIEPVITLSHFEMPYHLVKKYGGWRSRKVIDFFVKFATVVFDRYKDKVKYWMTFNEINNQVGMMNEWSLFTNSGLLIKPDEDKEAVMFQAAHYEAVASALAVQIGHRINPDFQIGCMVAMGPVYPATPNPNDVFKAERTMQTNYYLADVQVKGKYPAFLDRYFDRHAFNLDITLEDRDVLLAGKVDYIGFSYYASHVTEASQDEPTDFITMGHNREVKNSTLQRSDWGWEIDPVGLRYALNWFSDRYEVPLFIVENGFGAFDKINQDGHIQDDYRIDYLRQHINQMRLAVEVDGVKLMGYTPWGIIDLVSAGTGQMEKRYGVIYVDKDDQGKGTLARSKKASFDWFQKVIRSNGDDLA